The genomic interval ATGTTGGAAACTTAGATGTTGACAGGAAACGCCTTTTGCCAAAATGGAATGCTGAACATTCATTGTGTGGGGCACAAAACTTCATTACTGAAAAGCCAAAATCAACAACAGTGAAGACGCCTCCCTCGCAGCGCGATGCACACGGACAGTGTGGTGGGGATTCAAAAGACTTGGCGGGCATCTTGAGGAGGAAATAAGTGATACTACTTTGATTTCTATCAGGAAGCGGTACGGGGTAAGGAATACAAAGGAACCGTCTAAACGTAGACGACGGCATAAAACCGATATATCAACAAGGTACAGTTCTTCTCAGTTAGGTTCTCACACTATAAAGCTTTAAATTACAATCCACACTGTGACAGTACAACATCTACAGCTGCAACACAAGTCGTGTGCTGTCAGGCCTGTCACGAGAATTACGTTATTGACTTGTCGTACGATACgcgaatatgaactcaatcatttttattggcATGAATAGCAGTCATTGTGTCTACTTGTTTGTCGACATGAGAATGAACGTCGACatcagtccagcaaagtctcgctgcttctgtcctctcatctgttcctgtcctatgattaataaatcaccgGATATGGATTTCtcagtatttttctaaaaaaggTGCCACGTGATCAGATCGCTTGTTCTGTCGGAGGCCTAAACACAAGTCTAAACTCTGGATGACTTTTCTCTCAGCGGCAGCAACAAAAGATCATGTAGGGCCAATATACAGCGAGCTCACACAATTCAGTATCAAAATAAATGCTCCTAAAGGGACGATAATGTTGTTGATCTcgatcatttctgggacaacgCGTAGTTCTCGTGACACACATGTCTGCTGTCATCTAAGATGGTGTGCAGTGTCTGTGATAtgaatcattattaataataaatatgatgCAGATTAAAGTCAAGATTACCTGTAAGTGTGTCACAGTCAAACAATAGGGCAGATTtaatgtaacacacaaacaccaccactactactactactactactacaacaaaAAGAAGTAAATACAATACAGTTGAGAGATGTTAATACAATAATCTAAATGACGTCACGAGCACCTGTAACTGTTGCCTTCACACTCAGTCTGTCCCGGTGAGGGATGAGCAACAAGTgtcgcctcttcctcctcctcctcctcctcctgctgctgctgctgaaccaCCGAGCCCCGGGGTCACGGACACAACCCGGCCGGTCCAGTTCGGTCGACCCGCTCGGAGCAGGGGTCGAGTGTCGACGGAGCGCGACGCGGTTCAAAGCCGTCTAATGGTGAAGAGGATGGACATGCGCGTTAGCAGCCGCGAGCTAACAACCACTCGAAGCTCGCAAAATGGAAACACGACTGAGTTTGATCCCAAccagacacaacacaactcacCGAGCAGGAAAGTccgcgtcgcgtcgcgtcgccTCGTCTCGCGTCGACGCAACTTTCAAAACGCGACACACTTgtggccaattttttttctcaggagaACGCGGACCCTCCGCCAGTTGGTTAGAGCCAGTGGCTAGCGGAGTGGCTAacttggctgtttttttttttttaactgagctAGCCAACGGGCTTGCTCTCTGTCCCGTCTCAGGTTGCAGTGTTGTTGACAAGCCGGACGAGACGGTTGGCCTCTGCGCGAGAGTCAGGACAGACGTGTTCCGGTTTGtaccttcaaaataaagtgtagcacagacacaaaatggaCGGACACTAGGGCCAAACCGATATGTTAAAGTTTAAAAAGGGAGCATTAATATATGTCTAAGCGTACATTACTGCGTCGACTGTTTAAATCTACTACTTAATACTTTGGTGAgcagccaataaaaaaaaaaattcagtccCAACTTATTTGTTTGAAAGGCAAATCCCCACGACTTCCGGTCTGATGTCGCGCTGAACGGATGTAATTGGTCTAATCTTTGGGGCTTGACACTAGGCTGAAAATGGGATAATGTGATTGGGCGAGAATCCCATCGCAGGTATATATAAATCTAATTGGTTTTCCGCTATGCGAAATTAGACTCCTTTGATATTGAATTAAGAGTTTTGCTAATGTATTATCTGAATGAAAAGTTCAAGCTCATCAGGACTGCCCCCGTGCGGACAAAGGAAAACGCTGCATCCGTAATACAGCAGCTAATGTTCCAAGTTTTTGACCTTACCAAAAACATAATCATATATTGCATTAACTAATTGCAgaatcacacaaacagtcactTTGTTGATTGTGCataaatgtttattcatttcaacaGACTAGTTACATTCACTAGCCCATGAACTGGATCAAACTCAAAGGTGGATAACGGAAACCctcaaatcaaagcaaaaaatgtaattctccTTTCTCCAGGTTTCACAAGCATTCTTTAAATGTCAGCAGTTTCACCAACTTCACACGTTTTCGACACTGAAACTAAACTGGGGGAGCCATGTTAAAAGTTAGTGAACATTCTACAACAGAAGATGAGTGAGGAGAAAGTTTGTATTTATGGTTTAACAGGGCAGAATATACTGGAGTTCTGTTCAAACAACAGAACTAATCTCTTTAATAATACTGTGTTGTCACTCCCTCAGAGTGGCATTAGATCAGTAAGTATTCCTGTTGCAGTTACGAAATACTAGGGTATAGATCTCAAAGCAGCAATCCAGACAATCTATCCGCTTGGAGGCAGATGGCGTGCAGGCCCAAATTATTAACGTGATAAAACACATCTTAAGTGTTCATCTGTGGTAAGGTGGAGATCCAGACTGATCAGGTCTGAGCACCGAGTATCctggaaacatttcaaaggTGCAGGGTACCTGCAGCTGGCTGACTGCTACTGTGATATAAAGCACCCTATAGAATTATCTCATCTATATTACTCATGGGTCCCAGATGCAATGCTCAGAGTCAATTTCAGGAAAGTCTGGAGCCATGAAAAACCTGATAACATGATAATCTTGTTATAGGATCGATTTAATTATCAATTGAGCTAACTGTTCCCTATATGGCTTCCATTGGGGCAAGTTGTTGCTGCAAAGCTTTGACCTAgttatcaaacaaaaaatattgaaaaattaaaCTAAAGGCGTCACACCCAAACTGTTGAACAAGCCAATGGAACAATGACTAAAGCAGCATGAACTTTGGCTACATACTAGAACCTATTGTCATAGCTTATAGTTCCAAGAAAGATCTGCATGGAGGTAAAAACACAAGCGGTGGGGAAGATCGGCCCAAGAGACGATACAGAATGCTTCAATGAAATTCAGTGTTGTCTACTTTGTGTGAACCATGGATGTGCTGAACAagagtttcttctttttcttcttcttctttcctcctttctcaTCTGAAAGAGAAGGACCCGAGAATGAGTGCAAGTCcaagaacacacacaagtgacttaagaaaaaaaaaacttgatgcaGTGAATGCAAATTTATAGACGTCAGACCTGGGTCGACCACAGgttgtggaggaggagctggaccgCTGTCCAGCTGCATAAGTGCCTTCTCAAAGGCCTGGCTGAAGGAGTTCTGGAAGCTGGGCACCGGGACACGGTCTGACCCGTCACTCTCTCCATCGCTGTCCGCGGCTGGTGGAGCTAGGAGCATATCTACACGGCACAAGACACAATGCTGAGTTAAAGGAGCCTTCAcgctgttaaaaaaacaggtttGACAGGAAATTTTACTTGCACAATATTCAGTGAGTGCAACTTGTACAAATCAATAAAAGTTATACAGGCAATGAAAGTGCATAAGTGATCCATGAATATAATAGGAAATGTAATCATTTGTAATCAGCAGCATAACCTACTATCAAGTTAACAAGTTGTGAGTTTattaattttgaaaaattaGGATtggtaaaaaatgtattacctCAAAATGTAATACTATGACAACCCTGTCAAGAAAAACTATTCAAGAATATTGTCAACATATTAACAGACTGAGCCTTAGAACTCAAACATGAGGTAACTTATTAGAACCCAATTATTTGGCAGATTGTAGTACAGAGCTGTTTATTCAATTACACATATTGTGCACATAAATCTAATCCATGCAGGTATTAGAATATCAACATAAAATTAATATCCACCAATGGCCTGGATATCAGTGTTATCTTGACCTTTCAAATTTGAGAGGAGGCGATGCTAGAATTAACGTACAGCATATTACCGCATCAATCTAGTCTTTCACTGGGTGCATAATAATAAAGTGTCACGTTATAAGCCAACCACACCATCTGGAATCTGGCTCTACCTTTCTTTGGAGTGATCCTGGGCCCTGCATCAACTCTGGCTTTCCCATCTCTTAGCATCTATACGGGACACAGTCAAGGTCACACCAATTCAAGGGCAGAAGTTGCGTGCTACAACGTTAGCACTTCAATCATCTCACGTCTCGCCCCTTATGAAAGGGGGAGTTTGAGTGAACGGTGACGTGTGTGCTCGCCATACACACCTGTGCAAAGGACATGCAGTGGGAGTCTTCCTCCACACTGCCCACGGTGGGTGAAGGGCTTTGTCCATTCAGACTCGGGAATCTCATCCCATCTAAGACAGTAAATGAAATGCCCAATTCACATTTCTCATCTAAAACCATAAACAGCTTGCCGATGAGTGACAATATGGCACAATAAAGTGCAGAAGCTGCTCTTACCTGAGGAGGGGCTGCTGctgagagctggaggaggggcAAAGGTGAAGTCAGGTTGCATCAGGTGGCTGCTGTTGTGAGGCGGAGAGCCAAATGCTGGGAAATGCTGAAGGTTCTCGAGTCCAATATGGACCTCAGGATCTGAGACACATAGGCGCAAGTGTATATtgtgagggagagatggatTTTCCTACGTCTTTCTGGACAATCGTTTTCAGGTTGTGTTGTTAATTGCTCCGGTGTACTTACATTTGCcctgctttgtgttttcctccATTTCAATTCGCTTCTCTCTGCGCTTCTCGTCCCTCGCCTTCTTCTGCCTCAGGCGCTTTCTTTTCTCCAAGTCGTCTGAAAagtttgggggggaaatatttACTGAAATATCTCTTTGCCGCAGCTGAATCCATACAGgctgaaaacaggaaaacgTGTGTCCAACCTGCGAATGTGTCCAGGGTTTCTTTGGAGATGACCGGTGGTTGCAGGGCCAACTCGCAAATGCTGAACTCGCATGTGAGCGGCAGATGAGCCAGATAGCGATGGCGACGGCGAATCTCCTGCAGCCACACAAAAGAAATCATCCAAAGAAGTAACAGAGTTTAGAATTAAGAAATAATAACATgagttttaaatatattaattagtGCTATAAAGGTCCCTGCTACTATTGCTACACTGAAATTGTGGTAACAGAAAGTGATTTGCGTTTCCTCGTTTGCTGACCTCAGTGACCGTGTGTCCCACGATCTCCACTACTGTGGCAGTGATGGAGTCGGGGCTGGCCTCCAAGCTGCCGTATTCACGCAACAGACAGCGTACATTCACGGGATGCAGGAACATCTGCTGGCAGTCGTCAGCTGGAGGGAGCGACATGCAACAtttaaacatgaagaaaaacagctgCCTATACAGCCGAGACAAAAAGGCTTTCTGTGCTTTGGACAACACTTTTCATTGTATTGAGGGGTACAAATATTCTAAGTATTCTATCCATTTTTATACCCAAACAATATCTGTCCCATGACTTGCTCAAGTGAGATACATCAATCAGTTTGTGCTTACACAATAAGGAAGTTCAGTTTCCCTCAAAAGTGATATTCCCCTTACAGCAGATGAGCTTGAACCAATATTAAAAAATTTACTTTAACAGGTTTCGGTGGccaggagagcagagagtgaCCCACCTTGGTAGAAATAGTAGTAGGGCCCGTGCACCACACTGGCCGAGGGACGCCCCGGCTGTGCCTGGTCGGCCAGGCCCTCAACGTCAATCTGGGGCTCTGGGTCAGCCTCCATCATTTCCTCAGGAGGCTCCTCCAGCACGCTCTCCAGAACGCCTTCAGGGAGCCCTGGCTGCTCCTCTGGGAGCTCCTCTGGgagctcctccacctcgtcaTCAAATGCTGAGGCGTACTGCAGCACAGGCTGGGAAGGAAGAACAGGCAGTAATTAGTAAAAGAATTTGATCCCCATCACCAATAGATACAATACAGACAAACAAGATTAGGTCAAAACCTAAAATATGGCTGAATCATGTATGGTAGAGGATTTCGAAAAACTGTTGTGCACCCGCGATATACTGATTAACATATTCGTGAcatcaacaaatcaaatttgcatttctttctAGGTTCAGCTGGTTTAAGCCCCTTTATCTGTTTGCACATCGGCTCAATTGGACATCACGTTACACAGACTTTGTACTAGTGATCTGGCAGGATGAAGTCTGAGTCccacatttgcattcacacatacagctcTTCCTAGTGATGGCTAGAAACATTCAGGGATGCAGcgcatgtgtgagagagcaagAGTCGACTGGAAACAACCAAAACATTGATCGGTAGACCAATGATAACATGACCAGAAACTCTACTCCAGCTCATACCGTCGGGACGGTATGACGGGAAATATTAGCGGTTTCGGAACCGTGGCTTTACGATACCGTGGTATACCTTGAAACCGGCCCATGCCTAGGCTGAACTGTCTCATGCCGCCAAAGAAGTGTAGATAATTTGCCTTTTTACACTCACCTTGGCACTAGTGACAGTTGTCACCACTTCCTCCTCAAAAGAAGGATCGTCCAGAGTCAGAGAGGATAAGTCAAAGcagtctgctgcagctgccttcTGCTGCTTCAGCAGTATTTCCTCTCGCTCCTACaccacagacaaagagaaggtcAGTTAAATGTTCAGCCTTCGTCTGTGTTTAGTTTTATTCTGTGTGACAATTGACAATCCAATTGCAATGATCCACTTGTTAGTCagcgtttttattttattttcatacttaCACTCATTTCATCTATTGGTTTATTAATGTctaaagacaaaataatgtagTTGTTCAGTGTCAACAACAGCTTTGGTTACCTGCAGAAGACAAAGAGCGCTCTGGATGAAACAGCCTTGGGCATCGTCTTCCTGGCTGAGCTGAACTTGCAGTACAGCCTTCTCCTCGGCCACCAGGCTCAGGACCTGCACCGGGGAAGTCAGCAGCAGCTTGGAGTACGGGCTGAGACACGCATCTGGAGAACACATGTCAAGTCAACACATTTATATGTTGTCTGTTCAGTCCCTTTGGGTATTAAACATGTATAACTTCTCAAGAAGAGAAACAGTTCTCTTTGAGTTCTGTCAACAAGAGACAACtgacaagattttttttataagaaacCAAATTATTCTGCGACATAAAAACACTGCATGTAAAAACTGCTATTCATTAGTTTCACTGTTAGCCAATCTTATGACACCACGTCAAACTCTTCAATAACCAAGGCGCCCCCCGGTCTCTCACCTCCAAAGCAAACAggctcctccaccttcacccaCTGAGAGCTGGGCATGGCCACCAGAGTCCCCTTTTCCCTCCTCATCAGGCGCATGGTGATTTCATCACCAACTGCATACTGCCTGGTCTCCATAGCAACCACACTGCAGTAAGAAATAAACCATTAGATGTGTCAATACCCTTCTAATACAAAATATACTACTGCTTCAATAGTCTTGGGTGGTTTCATTGTTTAgcttttattaagatttactCCTCCAGAGTTAAGTCATTCTCATCTCACCTCTTCAGGTCAGCCATGTGCACGGCCTCATAGCAGATGGGGCACTTGGACCAGCTCTTGTCACCAAGAGAAAGGTAGTGCAGCATGCACGGCCAGCAGAAGATGTGTCCACACCGGGTGATGCGGGCTGCCAGAGGAGGGTAGAGGCAGATGGGGCAAGACGGCACCTCGTGACTGTAAATGCGCTGTTGATAAGACACAAAGAGATTGTCAACATCATGCATCAGTATGTTAATGAGCGATGACTTTGTTTCTTGCACACGGCAGCGAAGCTCAACCGGTGGCGAGCACTCACCACTTGCTGCACACAGTCCCAGTTGACCAGAGTGTCTGGATCAGTGAAGTGAGCCTTGTAGTCCTGGTCATCAGTCACAACGAACTGGCaactgaaacacagagagagaggttgacTCCCAACACGCTCCGCCTCTCGGTGTCAcatgatgtctgatgtctgagcGGCTGCTTACTTGGCCTGCAGGAACAGCTCCTTGTTGAAGGGCTTGTGCTTGTGGCCCCACTTGTTTCGGCGGCCCCAATAGGAGTGGCCAACGTCTCCAACGCCACCACTACCTCCACGCGGTTCAAAGGTGAAGTTCAGCAGGTGGTTCAGGCTTATTTTCTTCGGTCCAGCAAATTGAGCCGGGCTAAACTCGGCCCGGCGTGTCTCTGCTACctagagaggcagaggaggacgaaataaattacattttaacttaaaggggcagtaagagagcttgtctctttgttgttgttgtgatttttaaaaaagcgtgttttgctttagaatcgcaaACACTGTGCTCCTTTTCAAAAACGTACATTATCAATTGGTCATATAGCTATAATTTTTTTCTCGTGAAAATTGTGGttttcacaaattaaatacaagGGGAACCTCCAACAAATACCCAcctcctcacgtcgtcctccacctgcagctccaTACTgtcgtcctccacctctctggGGGGGTCTCTTCTCAAAATTTTTGCTTTTCTGTGAATTGGTGCGGCGAGGGCCTTGGACACTGTCGGTTTTCGGAAAGGAGGGCTCACGCTTGCGGCTGTAGCGCTTGGAGCCtccattattttttccttctgaaattgaaatttaaaaaaacatgaataattacGCTGGCACAGACTTGTTAGACTCCAATAGAACATCTTCACTTTGCTGATGCATGATTTGGACGTCGTTAAACAGAAACTGATGgaagttaaaaacaacattgacTTTCCACAGTGGGATCCTGTAGGCATGTCAACACATCTGAATAAATCTATTATTAAATCtattattaaatcaaacaacTTAAATCAAGCTGGTGGAATGGAGTTCTTTATGAATGTATTTTGGAGAATTTAACAAATTAACTAGTGAGGACAGAGGTTTATCCGTTGCTGAAGCCAGGGACAACGTCAACACACCTTTAAGAATCTATGTAGACTTTACTTTAGCGTTGTTAGTTgtagagcctgaccaatatggattttttcgAGGGCCGATGATTCCCGATACCAATACACTGgccaatatttatatatacatttttttaaatcagtcaatgattcctaaaatgtcattatcaaacctttatgacaaagacatgaaattgaggcttgatgttttagtttaaccatgagcTTTGTCATAGAtaactttaaattgaaaatacaaatgcaacCTAACACATAGAAcctgtcaaatgtaaaaaaacataaatgcacatttatagGCTCAAATCAGTtagccgataatatcggtcgtgctcttaaaatatcgtccgataccgatatgtccGTGAAAAAGGCTAATATAGGCAGATAtcatcggccaaccgatatatcggtcgggctatATTTATCATATTCACACGTGAGCGTGTATCAGGTTAGCATGTGAATGGTGCAACGTGTTGCGAGGTCATATTTGTCCGGGCAAAAAGTTGACCGTTGAAATCGGAATGTGCCTCATGTATTCATACAGGTGACAACTGGGAGCGGAGAACAGCTCCGCGTGTCTGTCAGCGGCTCGGATGTTGTGACGGACGCGTcagccatgacacacacacacacggtccccccccccccccccccccccgcgctacGGCGAGGCCCCGGCAGGGCCCCGGGCCGAGGTTCGATCACAACACCGCGGGACATTCGAGTGGCTGGCGGCGGGCGTGTCACCTGTTTTGGGTTTAGACTCGCCCGGTGCTGGGCCTGCGGAGCTGGAGCGGGGCGGGACCTTGGCgctggcgctgctgctgctgctggggttCTTCTCCATGTTGGTCTGCTGCGCGCGTCGGGCGGCGCTGGGGACGAGCTCCGGGCGGAGAGCCGCCGAGCTCTCTGGCATCAAGCGGAGAAGCGGAGGGGGGGAGCGGGCTGCGGTGAGTGCGGGTCAGGCGACGAGGGCCCAGGTTCATTTCTGTCCGACGCGGAGACCCCATCACGGCGACATCTTGACGGCAGAACACTAGAGGAGAAATGAGAGACACGATCGCGGCGTCTCAAGTAAATGGAGGCGGTCGGGAGAGAGGACGAAAGCTCGCCACGCGGGGCCAAGACCCCCTGAAAGGATTCCTCTTTCTCGCCAAGTGAATCAATGTGCCTCTAGCCAGGCGCCGGGTGTTTCCCGAAGGCTGGAAAACGAGTCAATGTCAAGattttgaccaaaaaaacagaTCCTTCACGACGAGCTCTCGCAAATGGCGACGGGTCGCCAGTTAAGAAACTGAGAGACCCGGATGTTCCCTGTGCCGCCTGCGAATCTGTTTAGTTCTGCGGGGCCGCggagcattgtgggaaatgtagtaGGTCTATTCATAGCCGTGTGGAAACAAATTATTACTACATGGTAATAAAAGGagattagtaaaaaaaatatatgattgtgTTAATTATGTGACATGGTATGACACCATACTGACCCCCACTGCCGAAATCAGTCAATACTGGCCAAATGTCAATATAGCTGTGCTGTCCCAAAATGTTGTCCAACTGTCCACGAGGATTCTGGGAAGTTTCCAGGGAAAGGATAaaaggatgaagagatgaaaggacATCATTGTAAATGGGAGAAAGCTGGCGTCGcatgcctcctcctctgttgagggatggtttctttctttttttccttccttcactcctctttcaacCCATCTATCTTCTATGTCCAGACTATGTACCGCCGTGTCCACAAAGGAGTGTCCCTTCTCCCTTGACAGCTGAATCCTGTTCCGAGGGGCTGGCTCTCCTGTGTTGAGCCATTCGTTTGTTTAGTTGACCTGTATAAGTGCCTCCTCCAGGTGCCTGCGCTCCTTCCCCTGGCCTTGGCCACCCACCAGCAGCTCTGTGCTGTAGAGTTCTTATAACTCCCAGCTCGTCTTCCAGTGGATGGTGTCTGTGTGAGGGGGTTTCCTGTATACTCCAATATGACGGCTCCGgtcttcttcaatgtgaacgtcacagtccaaaaaaaggtaaactgttgtttctgactgtaactatgacctggatggaTAAGAATCTCCACAGGCGAAACTTTGTATCAATTGTACTCCAACAATTTTGTCTATAtgtcacacgtgtgtgtgtgtgtttgtgtttgtgtgtgtgcagaagttGTATTTTAAGGCACCATGACAAACAACTTCAAAAGTAGTGCTTTAATTGGTGAACAAAATATAGCACAAAACATtgtataacaaaaaataaattcattcaaaacCTACAAACCCAGTTTCTTCAGGCCATGGTCATATTTTGCAATGCAATTGTAGTTAATAATGTGCCTTATTCAAAATAACTAAGATATTAATTCAGTATCAGCAGGACATTCATGCTGACTATCAGGCCACCCTGCAAACCCAAATGATTTATGTGACAAACCTAATGTAATGTGTACATCTGTTGAATACAGAcatatattacattttgttttggaaCAAATGCagtgaacagcagcagtgaaaccATGTTTCCACAGCATGCGTTTCTTCAAATGCTTCAATATCTTCCCTCAGATTAatcctttttaaataaaaatagtcaGAGCCAGACCATCCAGGGAGCACTACATAGCTGCCACCTTTTACTGCATGTTTTGAAGtcactcttcttcatcttcttcaatcTCTAATTCATCTTCAAATGCCTCCTTGTTTCCTCCCGGTAGGGAGCAATTCAGAATTGCTTTGCGaacctgttgtttttcc from Scophthalmus maximus strain ysfricsl-2021 chromosome 3, ASM2237912v1, whole genome shotgun sequence carries:
- the rnf10 gene encoding RING finger protein 10, with the protein product MPESSAALRPELVPSAARRAQQTNMEKNPSSSSSASAKVPPRSSSAGPAPGESKPKTEGKNNGGSKRYSRKREPSFPKTDSVQGPRRTNSQKSKNFEKRPPQRGGGRQYGAAGGGRREEVAETRRAEFSPAQFAGPKKISLNHLLNFTFEPRGGSGGVGDVGHSYWGRRNKWGHKHKPFNKELFLQANCQFVVTDDQDYKAHFTDPDTLVNWDCVQQVRIYSHEVPSCPICLYPPLAARITRCGHIFCWPCMLHYLSLGDKSWSKCPICYEAVHMADLKSVVAMETRQYAVGDEITMRLMRREKGTLVAMPSSQWVKVEEPVCFGDACLSPYSKLLLTSPVQVLSLVAEEKAVLQVQLSQEDDAQGCFIQSALCLLQEREEILLKQQKAAAADCFDLSSLTLDDPSFEEEVVTTVTSAKPVLQYASAFDDEVEELPEELPEEQPGLPEGVLESVLEEPPEEMMEADPEPQIDVEGLADQAQPGRPSASVVHGPYYYFYQADDCQQMFLHPVNVRCLLREYGSLEASPDSITATVVEIVGHTVTEEIRRRHRYLAHLPLTCEFSICELALQPPVISKETLDTFADDLEKRKRLRQKKARDEKRREKRIEMEENTKQGKYPEVHIGLENLQHFPAFGSPPHNSSHLMQPDFTFAPPPALSSSPSSDGMRFPSLNGQSPSPTVGSVEEDSHCMSFAQMLRDGKARVDAGPRITPKKDMLLAPPAADSDGESDGSDRVPVPSFQNSFSQAFEKALMQLDSGPAPPPQPVVDPDEKGGKKKKKKKKLLFSTSMVHTK